CTGGGAGGCAACAGTTTTTTCCAGGATTTTGGAGATGAAGGGTAGATTGGAGATAGGGCAGAGGTTGTTGAAGTTCGATGGGTCAGCGCCAGGTTTTTTCAGGATTGGGGTAATGGCAGCAGTTTTGAAGGGTGTAGGGACGGTTCCAGTGGTGAGAGAGGAGTGGATGATGGCAGAAATGAGGGGGACCAGAGAAGGGAGACAGGCTTTGACAAGTTGTGTGGGCAGGGGGTCCAGTTGACAGGTGGATGGCTTGGATTTCCCGATGAGCTCTGAGATTTCTGAGAGAGTGGGGAGCTGGAAGGAGGAGAGTGGGTGTGGTCAGTTATGGGAGGATCATCAGCAGTTATGTCCAGAGGGGTGACACCAGAGCAGCAGATTAGGTCCAGAATATGTCCTTTGGAGTGTGTGGGAATGGTGGTGTGTTGTTGTAATCCAAAACTCTCTAGGCAGGATGTGAAGTCTTTGGTAAGTGGCAGATTGGTATTGTCCATGTGGATATTGAAATCCCCCAGCAGTATAATGTTTGGTGAGTGAGAGGATAGATGGGTGAGGAAAGCAGCAAAGTCAATTAAAAAGTCACTATTGGGTTTTGGGGGGCGGTAGACAGTAGCAATGAAGGTTGCAGTGGGACCAGACAGTTTACAGACAGACGACTCAAACGTGGTGGAGACGGGCACAGATACCGGCGAGACTTTTTCGTCGAGTTCTCACGATATTTTATTGCGAGAACTCGACGAGGACTCAGCCAGCGTTGACGGCCAGAAAACACCAGGTGAGGATCCTGTGAGGACAGGACAGGTGAGCGAATAGTGACAGCTCACGTAAACGATAGCGCCAGCAAGTCGTAAAAGTATCCCAGAATGAGGGCAATTACACTGTCCGATTAGATCATAGGACCTTAAAATCAGCCTGGAACgtttaaagttaaaaagttaCCGGCGAGCAGCGGCAGCCAGTTGCGCCAGCGTTCACTCGTCGGCCATGACAGACGTGTGTCAGAGGTGGGCAAtcatgtaagttagcacaacaaaggaagccagttgtctgctcaaaaacaagtttgtgaattgttgttacttatatctttaatttggggttcacaacaagggacaatagttctgctaactcttatttctttgttgtgaaatgtgggaaaacggtgaaattcggtcatcagcgaaagctagcggctaactgatgctaccggcgctgcttgttacagctacaagagtagccattagcgtatcaatgctaactcaaaattgtggtcgcaacattagctgacatttcatagcagcgttacaatcatgccaattcagcacattgcagaagtaaggctTAAAAGTTACtataacttataatgtaaaattttaagttagtacaacttacagttgagttgacaaaaatctgaattcagagttgagcaaactcaaaaacaaaacttaaaatatttagtttaattgtccaacttaaaattttatcgaagtttgttgccttgaaattttgagttcacccaacttttctttttttgcagtgtagtgtgtCTTGCAACTTAAGTTTTTTGCTTCTGTTCATTTGAAGCAGTGGAGAGGCCCTCTATTCTGGTCTCTGGCTGTTGTAGTGAACCTTGTGTTCACTTATCCAGCTTTTGAGGCACAAAGCAGTCTGGAGGGGAGTAGGCTCTATGGCTGCAGGATTTCTTTTCTCTTGAGGACTCTTGCAGGAGGCTTTAAACCTGAAGtacaggaggagagggaagaggGGAGGGGGGCTCTGGTCTCTGGAAGGACTTTTAGGAAGTCTAGAATtggaataaaaatgttggtgtagACCAAAATGAAGATATTGATATTAATATTGCACGGTTATGAACAATTGCCAACTGTACTATGCCTTGCATGTGGTACCACATATGAAATGAACATAATGATACAAATAAATGATATGGATACCTCACAATAGGGTACCAAAATGTTGTAAATGCCTCACGCGGAgcatcatttattttgtaaatggcATTACCATGAATGATGTCCCTCTCATATGCAGAAATCAAATATGTAAGGGTTTAACATGCCTCGAACCTGAGCAACAATTGTGTGAGGCTcatggttcaaaagtgtggttagaagGCGATCCGAAGTAttaaaaaattatcagaaataatgatttattataagaaattatatgacttgatttactttAAGTTATCTTGAGATGTGTCACCACTATGTATGACAAaagatagccaattcacctgaattagtctcataaagttactaaactatctaTTTGGATCACTGATTAATATTTAtcctaataattatttttaaattaccatattcatattcagtattggttgaaggaatttggtaTTCTTTTCATGGAAGAGGTTGGCACATCACTCATACATGTACAACATTAATTGGATAACATGTGAATtccaaaaaaagtatttattgtaaataaacaaagtaaagcaCATAAAACACAATCTTTGGAGTATAGAGATCTACACAGTCTAATCTAAggagattatttacagtgaaggGGTGCGAGAGATTGGGGATGTGTCCCCTTTGAACAAAGCTCAATTTTTGAGCCTGAAATTAGGAATTCTGAACCATTTTTCATTCAATCCAGTTCATATATACAAATTTACCCTTGTTGCATACCTGTGGATGTGGATGTGGATGTGAATGTCTGTAACGAGGACACTCATGGtgacccatagaacccatttttcttcagatatcttgaggtgagAGATTGATGGACCGCTTTGAAAGTTGAGGAATATGAGCACAGGAAGCACAGTACTTTATTCTCTACGGAGACAAAAGCTGCAGCCGAGGTGTGGAGGAAGGAGGtgtgagcagagaggaaagagatAAATCAGTTGTATGACAGGAAGCTTTGGTCAGAAAGCTGGCAGAGTGCAGCAGCTTCTCCTCTATGGTGATGGAGACTTTGGAGGAAACTGAACTCTGCTTCCCACAACTcctgaacacctcctgcaggaaACAAATAATTCCTCACTATGAGGCCATGCTGATTTACATTGTGCTGTCTTCTATCTCTGTGCTCACTGCAACTCTTAACCTGCTGGTCATCATCTCTATCTCCCACTTCAAGTAgacaaatatttgtatttatttttgaaaatggtaGATAGTTATAACAAGAATCACTTAATCTCAAGCTGTGAGGAAAACAgatattatttaaaactttgtttttgcaCTTTATTCACTTTTATCTGAATGACAATAGATACTAATATTAATGATGAATATATTGCTGGTCTTCCtctccaggcagctccacactcccaccaacctcctcctcctctctctggctgtctctgATTTCTTCATTGGCCTCCTCATGTTGCTTCAAATTATGCTTATGGATGGCTGCTGGTACCTAGGTGACCTCATGTGTGCTGTGTATCAGTATCTAGGATACGTTATTGCTTCTGCAGCAGTAGGGACcatggtgctcatatcagttgaccgATATGTGGCTATTTGTGAGCCTCTGCATTACTCTActaaagtcacaaaaaaaagagttcAAGTCTGCATTTACCTGTGTTGGATATGTTCTGTAATCTTTCAAAGTCTGGTTCTGAAAGATATCCTGAAACAACCAGGCTGGTATCACTCTTGCATCGGAGAGTGTGTAATTTTTGTAAACTACATTGCTGGAATTGCAgatcttttgttttcatttattttttccattactgttattgttattcTGTATATGAGAGTGTTTGTGGTGGCTGTGTCTCAGGCTCGTGCCATGAGGTCTCAAATTGCAGGTGTCCCACTCCAGCAAGTGAAAGTAACTGCTAaaaaatctgagctgaaagcagccaggactaTTGGTGTTCTTGTAGTTGTGTTTCTAGTATGTCTTTGCCCGTATTATTGTTTCGCTCTTACAGGCCAAGATAACTTGATGAATGCTTCATCTGCTGcgttttttatatgtttatattactTTAACTCCTGTCTGAACCCTCTGATCTATGCCTTTttttacccctggttcagaAAATCTATTAAGCTGATTGTTACACTAAAGATCCTGCAGACTGActcctgtgaggccaacatactgtagagacACTGCATGGTGCCTGAAAGAAGACACTTGGCACTGAAAGGAAAATGTACTtggttaaatgtctttttcgaTTAATAGATGGTAAACTATGGGTGATACGGAATTAATGAGGGACAAGAGGAtatatgtgaaccctttgaaattaccttcATTAATTGGcattaaaatgtgatctgatctctATCTAGGttccaagtatagacaaacacaatgtgcttaatctaataccacacaaacaattgtaacatttcatgtttttattgaacacatccattaaacattcatagtgctgATAGATGAAGTAACTGAACCCTTTGATTTAATAACTAGTCAaaccaacatcaacatcaaccaATCTCTTCCAgtagctgctgatcagacctgcaCAACTTTTCATTCTTCCTGACAGAACTGCTTCAATCAGCCATATTCTTCGATGTCTGGTGTGAACGGCTCTCTTGAGGTCAGTCCACAGCATCTCTATTGGGATCAGATCTGGGCTCTGACTGGGCCTCTCCAAAAGGCTTCTTTTTTATGAAGCCATTCTGTAGTAgatttactttgatgtttagggtcattgtcctgctgcatcacCTAACCTCGACTGAGCTTCAGCTGGCAGACATCCACCGTGACATTATCCTGTAGAATACCTTGGTAAACTTGGGAATTAATTTCCGTAGGCACATCAAAAATCATACGATTGAGACCTATTAACACAAACCAGGACCCCTGTGCCACTGACTGTTGAAGATTTGCACAACAACATACATAACACTCAAATTTGCAgaactttttaaaacttgttcAACCCCCTTAGGTATAGAATGAGTCACAGACATTATGATCACACAGGCAGTGAGTGTATCACACAGGCAGTGAGTGTATGCCAAAATATGCAGGTTCTCACAGTTTAAAAAGAGTGTAAAGATGGTTAGCATATGTATGtaattgttaataaaaatgattcattatttttgagtaatttgatttaatttgcgTTGAATCACCTCAGGGCACCACtttgtaaaacagaaaacatagaCAATTTAATCAAAACAGTCTCATTTAATTACTAAACTATCAACTTGGAACTCTGATGAATAATTTACTGAATATAACCATAATTACTATCAAtgcatagaagaggttggcttCATCCACTCTTGTTCAACcttaaatacactgcaaaaaagccaacttgtattttttggcctaaaacagtgatttaagctggtaaaacttggaaatataaactattgacatttagggcaataatgtaagttagcacaacaaaggaagccagttgtctgctcaaaaacaagttggtgagttgttgctacttatatctttaatttggggttcaaaacaagggacaatagttctgataactcttatttctttgttgtgaaatgcgggaaaactgtgaaattcggtcatcagcgaaagctagcggctaactgatgctagtggctaactgtagctagcggctaactgatgctagcggtgctgcttgttacagctacaagagtaggcattagcgtatcaatgctaactcaaaattgtggtcgcaacattagctgacatttcaaagCGTtgcaatcgtgccaattcagcacaa
This sequence is a window from Centropristis striata isolate RG_2023a ecotype Rhode Island chromosome 10, C.striata_1.0, whole genome shotgun sequence. Protein-coding genes within it:
- the LOC131978651 gene encoding trace amine-associated receptor 1-like, which translates into the protein METLEETELCFPQLLNTSCRKQIIPHYEAMLIYIVLSSISVLTATLNLLVIISISHFKQLHTPTNLLLLSLAVSDFFIGLLMLLQIMLMDGCWYLGDLMCAVYQYLGYVIASAAVGTMVLISVDRYVAICEPLHYSTKVTKKRVQVCIYLCWICSVIFQSLVLKDILKQPGWYHSCIGECVIFVNYIAGIADLLFSFIFSITVIVILYMRVFVVAVSQARAMRSQIAGVPLQQVKVTAKKSELKAARTIGVLVVVFLVCLCPYYCFALTGQDNLMNASSAAFFICLYYFNSCLNPLIYAFFYPWFRKSIKLIVTLKILQTDSCEANIL